ACTGTAATTCATCATTTAATTAAGATTTTCCGGGTAAATGTACTTTTGCCATTGTTGAAATGAAGCAGATAAAAACCGCTGCTTATTTCCGGCATCGGTAGCTCAAATTTATTGGCGCCTGCCTGCACTTCAAATTGCCGGTGCATCAACTGCTGCCCCTGCAGATTAACGAGCAAAATCTGCCAAACGCCTGCTTCCGTTACCACCATGCTAACTGGAATATTCTCACCCCGGCTTGTCAGGGTGGGCATCCATGCCATCACCCGGTCTGTCATTTTCTGCTCTATACCGGTTCCGGGCGAATAGGTGTAGGTTCCGCCATTTTCCCTGAATCGCTGCACCCACTCCTGGAAGTAGATATTCGCAAGGGTATCATCATGGATAATAAGCGTGTTTTCATCATTTCGCGTTTCAGCGGCAGTGCTCCAGTTATGGCTACCTGTGATGAGCAATGGATCTGTCTGAACGTGGTATTGATCCACGATGGCGTATTTATGATGCAACTGATCGGTGGTTTGCTCATGGCGCAGGCGCTGGCCCAGCGATGATTTTATCAAATTAAAATCGCTTCCGCTGCCGGCACTGTCTTCCATCAGGCCAGCCACATAAACCCCGGCATCGTGCCGGTTGATGAGCGAATCTGCCAACTCATTCCGGGTAATCAACAGCGTGGCAAAATAAAGTTCCTCATCTGCGCTCAGCAGGGCATTTTCAATATGGGCAGTAGTTTGGTCCGTTGGACTGAAATAGAGTTCAACCTCATTGCCGCCAATCTTAAAAAGTTGCGGAGTATTATTGGTTTTGTCAGGGCCGAATTTCGCATTTCCCGGCACAGGCAATGCTCCGGCTGAACCGTACATTTCCTCGAATTCGAGGACAAAAGCCCGGGCCAGCGCCTGGTCCTGGATGATGATCACATTATTCGCATCGAAGTCAATCTGGTCGCGCGTAAGGTTTGTGCTGCCGGTCCACACCAGCGGATCATCAGGGTTGGAAGATTTACCATCAATTATTACGAACTTATTGTGCATGATCCCATAATCCATTCCTGTCGGGCTTTTGATCACACCAATCCCCGGCCTCAGCCCATTTAGTCCCAGCATAGCCGTAGAACCGTCCGCAACTATCCTTACGGCCAACCCCCGGTCATAAGCCGAATTGACTGCATCAGTAATATGGGCGGTGAGGCTGTTATTATTTAAATTGTACAACGCAAGGTCAATACTCTGTTTCGCCCGTCTCAGGTATGCCACCAGCGTATCGTCTATTCCTTTTCCGACAGAAACCGCAGGCCTTCCGGTATTATAAGAAGTATCCACCGGCAGGTTAAAATATATCTTGACATCTCCGCTTGATAAGGACGCGGTTGACATCATTTGAATGCTGCTGCGGGAGGTATCGCCATTTGCATCAACGGATAGTCCCTGGACGTTATAAAACGTTGCGGGCGAAAGTCCGGTAAGCATTATCTCATGTTCGGTAACCAGGCTGGCATCCGTTTCCTCCCCCATTTCGAGGGCTGCGGAAATTCCATATCGCAAAATTGTATTTCCTTCTTCCTCTGTTTCAAAATATATCTTAATGGTAGAAGTCGTCAATTCATGCTGCATCAAAGGAGTTGTGATGACAGGTCCCGCCCCTTGCGCAATATCCATCTTGCTTCGCAGCAACAATTGATAGCTGCTCTGGTACTGGCTCATAATTCCGGTCAGGGTGACACTATCGCCCGGTATGGGTTCTCCTGCCAGGTCTACATCCTGACCGATACGGATTTGCTTGGTCACTCCGCCCCTGGAGATGTCGTAATTGGTATTGCCCGAAAAGAATCCGGTCGCATCTATGCCCACTTTTTCGAAAGTAACAAGCTGCCCTTCATACTGCTCTGCAAATCCCTGCTGAAGTGACAGAACCTTTGGCGCAGGTAGCAGATTGCCGCTATTTATGACATTCACGTTGGTTACCGGATCCAATTCCAAAAGATTATTGAAATCCTTGAGCGTACCGGAAATTACTATGCTATCACCCGTTTGTAATGAAGAGACGGCAGTGCCATAAGCCGCCAGCCCTCCGGTACTATCCTGGAAGTAGCGTATGATGCCAAACTCACTGCCGTTGGTTACAATCCCCGATACAGTTACGGTACTCCCCGGAGTTTTACCTCTTGCCGAAGCAATGGTTTCCTGTGCAAATACATTGGATTGTATTAAGATAAAAAAGGCAAGGACCGTATTCAATATTCTGTACATATCGCCATTGGATAGAAATGAAAAAATTATTTACTAAAATCAATTCTCGTTTGCGATGCAAAGTTGCTTTAAATTCCGGGAGGGAACGTTAAATTAACGGGAATTATGAGTTTAGCACGCTGGAAGGCAACGGGGAAAGCTGCTGACAGAAATTTATCTTTAGGCACACCTCGCTGCTATTTTGTGAAAGAAAAATGGATTATCCCTGCAAAATTGGATTGGCATAAATTCAATCACTCGTACAGAAAGTCAGGCAATAATCTTTGGGCGACACGGCACCTTGTGTTCTTTGGCATAATTCCATTTCACCCGTTCGCCACGGCTAAGGTTTGACGAACTTTTTATAGGCCACTATATTGCCTGCTGTAATTTTCATTACGTAAAAACCAGAAGCAAAATGGCTGATATTACCGTTCCAGCGGAAAATACCTGCTTCCGCCTCCGCTGTTTGTTGATATACCAGGCTTCCGGCCGCATTGGTAATTTGCAGCGACACCTGTTCCGGCCGGTGCAGGATCATCTCAAGGTTAATATATTCTTCAGCGGGATTGGGAAATAATTCAAGTTCTGAAAAGGTTTCCTCTTCTATTCCTGAACACGGTGAAACAATCAGCATCACTTCCTTTAGTGCCGCACCGCTGATGTTCTCCTGATAGACACAATAATAAAAGGAATCAGCTACGGCTGTGGCGGGAGAAAATACAGGGCCTGTTGCTTCCCATCGCGGATGAGATCTGTTATATGGCAGGCCTTCTGCCTCCACTTCTGCCTTCGTGCCCCGAAACCAGTTGTACCTGCCGCTAAGCCCATTTGTGGGTGAAAGCTCATAAGGTGCCCATTGGCATGCTGTAAGATCAGCCGGAAACGCTGGATCAGGCACAGCGGGTATATGCGTGATAATCGAAGTTTTAGGATCGCCCACCACAATAGCCATCCATGAAAGAGTAGGGTTTCCGGCATAAAAGCTTTCCGCCAGGTTGTAGGTCATTCCTATTGTGGTATCAGTATACCGGTCGAAAAGTATCTGTACTTCTGTGATCGCAAACGAGAAAGGTTCATATACATAAGCGCTTGCTCCTGAACAACCTTCTGCAAAGAGATCTACCACGAGTGACTGTCCGCTGGAAGCCGAATCAAATGTACGTCCGCCTGTGGAGACATAGGTTTCCGCTAGAGCAGCCGGCTGCCACGTATTGTGCGGAATGGCGGTTTCCTTATTGGCCCTGCTGTCATTACTTCCCCAGCTTACGTAGCCCAGCACATTATGCTGGAAACGAATGAAACTGTCAGTTTTATCAAGCAGCACATTCCAGCCCCGATGTTGCAGAATTTGAGCTGCCGTTTCCATGTTGTTATTCTTGTTGGCATCAATCGGTGAATTTTCCATATCCAGCACAAAAAGCGCTGAATCTTTATTCACCAGCGTATTCGGACCGCTACGGTCAATCAGGTCATACACGTCCTGCTCATTATAACCGGTAAGTCGCGTAACCAGGTAAATGCCATACTCTGCGCGGGAAAAGTGTTCCTCAGCGCCAATATAGGGTTGGACACGAAGTATATTGGGTGGGATCACTATATCTCCCAGTCCGATATGTATCTGGAAATCTCCCAGGATAAGCATCAATTCCGCATCAAATGAAGCGGATTGTGAACCGGTACTTCCCTGCCCGCCCCGGTTGATCTTAAGAGGAACTCCTTTGGTGGTGACGAGATAATTCAGTTTCTGATGCAGGTTGCGCGCAATAAGGGTATCCTCAATTTGCTTCCTGATGTCAGCCCATTCTGCATCGTCAATCTGCTCGCGTGCCGGAGCGTCAACCATTATCACATTCTCCAACGGCACCTGTCGTTCCTGTATAAAATAGTTTCCGATATTTTGAGATATTGTGGAATTCATGTTGATGATAAGGCCCACATCGGTGTAGTCCACCGGAGCCTGGGCTGTAGCCGCTACCGGAAGCAGCAGAAAAGTCAAAAGTCGCAGGAGGTATTTCATATCGTATTTTGGAATTAAAACTAATGTGAATCCGAAACAAATATAGCGACCCCGGATTCAGGAATGACAGCTTTATTGCTGCTAAATTTTATTCACTTCATGGAATTTATATAAATGTTAATATGAAATTATTTTTTAACATTTTGAAGACAATTAAAATAAACCTTACTCTCGCGAATTTAATAGGAGCGAAAAAATGGTTTTATCTT
This sequence is a window from Bacteroidia bacterium. Protein-coding genes within it:
- a CDS encoding phospholipase D-like domain-containing protein, yielding MYRILNTVLAFFILIQSNVFAQETIASARGKTPGSTVTVSGIVTNGSEFGIIRYFQDSTGGLAAYGTAVSSLQTGDSIVISGTLKDFNNLLELDPVTNVNVINSGNLLPAPKVLSLQQGFAEQYEGQLVTFEKVGIDATGFFSGNTNYDISRGGVTKQIRIGQDVDLAGEPIPGDSVTLTGIMSQYQSSYQLLLRSKMDIAQGAGPVITTPLMQHELTTSTIKIYFETEEEGNTILRYGISAALEMGEETDASLVTEHEIMLTGLSPATFYNVQGLSVDANGDTSRSSIQMMSTASLSSGDVKIYFNLPVDTSYNTGRPAVSVGKGIDDTLVAYLRRAKQSIDLALYNLNNNSLTAHITDAVNSAYDRGLAVRIVADGSTAMLGLNGLRPGIGVIKSPTGMDYGIMHNKFVIIDGKSSNPDDPLVWTGSTNLTRDQIDFDANNVIIIQDQALARAFVLEFEEMYGSAGALPVPGNAKFGPDKTNNTPQLFKIGGNEVELYFSPTDQTTAHIENALLSADEELYFATLLITRNELADSLINRHDAGVYVAGLMEDSAGSGSDFNLIKSSLGQRLRHEQTTDQLHHKYAIVDQYHVQTDPLLITGSHNWSTAAETRNDENTLIIHDDTLANIYFQEWVQRFRENGGTYTYSPGTGIEQKMTDRVMAWMPTLTSRGENIPVSMVVTEAGVWQILLVNLQGQQLMHRQFEVQAGANKFELPMPEISSGFYLLHFNNGKSTFTRKILIK
- a CDS encoding TIGR03790 family protein is translated as MKYLLRLLTFLLLPVAATAQAPVDYTDVGLIINMNSTISQNIGNYFIQERQVPLENVIMVDAPAREQIDDAEWADIRKQIEDTLIARNLHQKLNYLVTTKGVPLKINRGGQGSTGSQSASFDAELMLILGDFQIHIGLGDIVIPPNILRVQPYIGAEEHFSRAEYGIYLVTRLTGYNEQDVYDLIDRSGPNTLVNKDSALFVLDMENSPIDANKNNNMETAAQILQHRGWNVLLDKTDSFIRFQHNVLGYVSWGSNDSRANKETAIPHNTWQPAALAETYVSTGGRTFDSASSGQSLVVDLFAEGCSGASAYVYEPFSFAITEVQILFDRYTDTTIGMTYNLAESFYAGNPTLSWMAIVVGDPKTSIITHIPAVPDPAFPADLTACQWAPYELSPTNGLSGRYNWFRGTKAEVEAEGLPYNRSHPRWEATGPVFSPATAVADSFYYCVYQENISGAALKEVMLIVSPCSGIEEETFSELELFPNPAEEYINLEMILHRPEQVSLQITNAAGSLVYQQTAEAEAGIFRWNGNISHFASGFYVMKITAGNIVAYKKFVKP